The genomic segment GGCCCGGCGTCAGGACCGGTACGGGCAGGATCAACCGCCGCGGCAGGCCGGCGACGGCCGCGTACCGCTGCATCATGCCGCGGTAGGTGAGGACGTCCGGGCCGCCGATGTCGAAGGACCGGCTGACGTCGGGCGGCAGGGTGGCGGCGCCGACGAGGCAGTGCAGTACGTCGCGGACGGCGATCGGCTGGATGCGGGTCCTGACCCAGCTCGGGGTGACCATCAGCGGGAGCCGCTCGGTGAGATAGCGCAGCATCTCGAAGGAGGCCGAACCGGAGCCGATGATCACCGCGGCCCGCAGGACGGCGGTGGGCACCCCCGACCTGAGCAGAATGTGCCCGACCTCGGCACGGGACCGCAGATGCGCGGAGAGCTCCGGCTCCGGGACCCCGGTCGGCGTCAGCCCGCCCAGATAGACGATGCGCCGCACTCCGGCGGCGCGGGCCTGCTCGGCGAAGAGCCGGGCGGCACGGCGGTCGGTCTCCTCGAAGCCACGGCCGGTGCCCAGCGCGTGCACCAGGTAGTACGCGGTGTGCACGCCCTCGAACGCGGAGCGCAGCGAGTCCGCGTCGGTCACATCGCCCCGCACCGTCTCGACCCGATCGGCCCAGGGGTGGTCACGGAGCTTCTCCGGCGTGCGGGCGAGGCAGCGGACGGCGTATCCGGCATCGAGCAGCTCGGGCACGAGCCGGCCGCCGATGTATCCGGTGGCTCCGGTGACCAGGCAGCGGCGGGTGCTTTCGTCTTCGGGCATACGGGGATGCCTACCCGGCCGTCGTCGGCAATCACAGCAGGTGGGCGGCGGATCGCTGTTCCGACGGCTGCCGGGGACCGGATCCGGAGGCCGGGTCCGCGGTCCGGGTCCGCGGGACAGGTCCGCAGGCCGGGTCCGCGGTCCGGGTCCGTGAGCCAGGTCCGCGGGCACGGCGTAACAGCGCTACGCCTGGGGGTAGCGTCGATACTCTCTTGGTGTTAGCGTTGCTGTTGTCGGGTTGCGAAGGACGCCACCCCAGCCGGATCAGGGAGCACCGTCATGAGCGCGCAGACCACCACCTCCAAGTCCTCGAGCCGGGTCGCGATCGTCACCGGCGGCTCCCGCGGCATCGGCCGGGAGAGCGCCGAGCGACTGGCCGCCGACGGATTCGCCGTCGTCGTCAACTACGCCGGCAACCAGACCGAGGCCGACGCGACGGTGTCGGCCATCACCGCCGCCGGCGGGCGGGCGGTCGCCTTCCGTGCCGACGTCGCCGACGAGGTCTCGGTCTCGGCCCTCTTCGACACCGCCGAGAGGACGTTCGGCGGAATCGACGTCGTCGTGCACGCGGCGGGCGTCATGACGCTGGCACCGCTGGTCGACACGGATCTGGACGCCATGGACCGTATGCACCGCACGAACATCCGCGGCACCTTCGTCGTCGATCAGCAGGCCGCCCGACGACTGCGCGGCGGCGGGGCGATCATCAACTTCTCCAGCTCCGTGGTGGGACTGGCCATCCCCGGCTACACCGCATACGCGGCCACCAAGGGCGCCGTCGAGGCGATGACGCTGATCCTGGCCCGGGAGCTGCGCGGCCGGGACATCACCGTCAACGCCGTGGCCCCGGGACCGACCGCCACCGCCCTGTTCCTGGACGGCAAGGACGAGGAGACCGTCGCGAGGATGGCCGCCCAGGCACCGCTGGAGCGCCTCGGCACCCCGCAGGACATCGCCGAGGTCGTCTCCTTCCTCGCCGGCCCGGCCCGCTGGGTGAACGGCCAGGTCGTCCGGGCCAACGGCGGCATCGTCTGACCGGCGCCCCGGCCGTCCCTTCCGCCTTTCCCTTCTTTCCCTCGCGTTCTTTCCCTCGCGCTTTCGCGCTCGACCGACCGACGACCAACGACCGACCGACCGACCGAGGAGTTTCCGCCATGGGCAGCACCATCGTCATCACAGGAGCCGGTTCCGGTTTCGGAGCCCTGGCCGCACGGGCGCTGGCCCGCTCGGGCCACACCGTCTACGCCGCCATGCGCAACACCACCGGCCGCAACGCCGACCGGGTCGCCGAGGCCCGGCAGTACGCCGCCGAGCACCAGGTGGACCTGCGCACCGTCGAACTCGACGTCCTCTCCCAGGAGTCCGCCGACGCCGCCGTCGCCACCATCCTGGCCGAGGCGGGCACCCTGGACGTCGTCATCCACAACGCCGGCCACATGGTCACCGGCCCCACCGAGGCCTTCACTCCCGAAGAGCTCACCGCCGTCTACGACACCAACGTGCTCGGCACCCAGCGGGTCAACCGCGCCGCCCTCCCCCATCTGCGGGCGCGGCGGCACGGCCTCGTCGTATGGATCGGCTCCACGAGCACCCGTGGCGGTACCCCGCCGTACCTCGCCCCGTACTTCGCCGCCAAGGCCGCCATGGACTCGCTCGCCGTCAGCTACGCCGCCGAACTGGCCCGTTTCGACATCGAGACCTCCATCGTCGTCCCCGGCTCCTTCACCTCGGGCACCAACCACTTCGCCACGGGCGGGCACCCGGCCCAGCAGGACATCGTCGACGCCTACGAGGAGCACTACGCCGGCCTCATGGACCAGGTCTCCCGGCGACTCGCCGACCTGGCCCCGGCCGGTGCCGACGTCTCCCAGGTCGCGGACGCCATCGTCGACGTCGTCAACGCGCCGCACGGCACGCGTCCGTTCCGCGTCCACATAGATCCCGCGGGCGACGGCGCCGAGGAGGTCAGCGAGGTCGCCGACCGCATCCGCGCCGAATTCCTTGCCCGGATCGGCCTCGGGGACCTCCTTCACCCGCACACCCACCCGCACGCCGCCGAGTAGCACCCCGGCGCGAGCGCGGAGACCATGAGACCGTCCCCGCCCCACCCCGACCGACCCCGACCGGACAGGAGAACACCATGGCCACGACCGAACTGCACCCCGCCGTCCAGCGCGCGGTGGACGCCGCCAACTCCGGCGTCACCGACGACTTCCTCGACAGCTTCACCGCGGACGGCGCGGTCGACGACTGGGGCCGTGTCTTCGCCGGACGTGAGGCCATCCGGGGGTGGAGCGACAAGGAGTTCATCGGGGTGGACGTCAGCCTGGACGTCACGGCGGTGCACCGGTCGGGCGACACCGTGACCGTCACCGCGACGGTGGGCGGGAACGGCTTCAACGGCCCCTCCGACTTCGCGTTCACGGTGGCGGGCGACCGGATCTCCCTGATGCGGATCACCGGATGACGACC from the Streptomyces sp. RKAG293 genome contains:
- a CDS encoding SDR family oxidoreductase; amino-acid sequence: MPEDESTRRCLVTGATGYIGGRLVPELLDAGYAVRCLARTPEKLRDHPWADRVETVRGDVTDADSLRSAFEGVHTAYYLVHALGTGRGFEETDRRAARLFAEQARAAGVRRIVYLGGLTPTGVPEPELSAHLRSRAEVGHILLRSGVPTAVLRAAVIIGSGSASFEMLRYLTERLPLMVTPSWVRTRIQPIAVRDVLHCLVGAATLPPDVSRSFDIGGPDVLTYRGMMQRYAAVAGLPRRLILPVPVLTPGLSSHWIGLVTPVPRSIARPLTESLRHEVICSENDLARYVPDPPTGRIGFDDSVRLALKRLRDADVPTRWSSAAVPGAPSDPLPTDPDWAGGSLYADRRERTVDAPPDALWRVIEGIGGENGWYSFPLAWAVRGWLDRLAGGVGLRRGRRDTARLRVGDSLDFWRVEAIEPGRLLRLRAEMRLPGLAWLELSVDHDDAGATLLRQRALFHPHGLAGQLYWWSVAPFHAVVFGGMARNISEAAARGSK
- a CDS encoding SDR family oxidoreductase, producing MSAQTTTSKSSSRVAIVTGGSRGIGRESAERLAADGFAVVVNYAGNQTEADATVSAITAAGGRAVAFRADVADEVSVSALFDTAERTFGGIDVVVHAAGVMTLAPLVDTDLDAMDRMHRTNIRGTFVVDQQAARRLRGGGAIINFSSSVVGLAIPGYTAYAATKGAVEAMTLILARELRGRDITVNAVAPGPTATALFLDGKDEETVARMAAQAPLERLGTPQDIAEVVSFLAGPARWVNGQVVRANGGIV
- a CDS encoding SDR family oxidoreductase, with translation MGSTIVITGAGSGFGALAARALARSGHTVYAAMRNTTGRNADRVAEARQYAAEHQVDLRTVELDVLSQESADAAVATILAEAGTLDVVIHNAGHMVTGPTEAFTPEELTAVYDTNVLGTQRVNRAALPHLRARRHGLVVWIGSTSTRGGTPPYLAPYFAAKAAMDSLAVSYAAELARFDIETSIVVPGSFTSGTNHFATGGHPAQQDIVDAYEEHYAGLMDQVSRRLADLAPAGADVSQVADAIVDVVNAPHGTRPFRVHIDPAGDGAEEVSEVADRIRAEFLARIGLGDLLHPHTHPHAAE
- a CDS encoding nuclear transport factor 2 family protein, which gives rise to MATTELHPAVQRAVDAANSGVTDDFLDSFTADGAVDDWGRVFAGREAIRGWSDKEFIGVDVSLDVTAVHRSGDTVTVTATVGGNGFNGPSDFAFTVAGDRISLMRITG